The window TTCTAATTGATTTTCGACAACGGTGTTCTCGGTTTTGGCAAGTATGACCGATGCGCGGGGAGCGGCGCCGATATAACTACCGGGGGCAAATCCGGCGACTGTACTGAGTGTTTTTGTACCGTGGCTGCCATCACCGGAATCGGGTAATGGTTGATTGATAACAAGGGAATCGTTGTTGACAAAGTCGTAGCATGTCAGAATGTCCAAGCTGTCGAAAACGATGTGATATGGGGTCGTAAAGCCATAGTAGTTGCGCTTCATTCGAGCAAAACCGGCATCCAATACACCAACGATAATTCCCTGTCCGGCATATCCGCGATCATGAGCGGCGGGGATATTCACCCGGCGCAATTGATTATAGGCAACACCATAATCGGACGGATTCCAATCGAGCGAGAGGTTTTCGCGGTCGCTTGGTGGTAGTTGTGGTTCCGGTTGTGAATCGATGTTGGCGGGTACTTCCGGATCGGATAATGAAACAGCAACCGGTTCGACTTTGCGAACGAAACTGAGTGTGGTTAACGGTTCAACTTCGGATTTTTTTCCCCGAACACTTACTGCCCGGAGGAATTTCGAGACATGGACAATTTCATAGCCACGAGCAGAAATCGAATCGAGATAGTATTGAGGAATCGGGATATCATTCGCATCAGCTAAATTGCCTTGTGAACGGACTTTCGAACGTCGCCATGCTGCACGTGGAGTTAGGTCAGCTTCGGCTTTTCGCAGGGCATCCTGCAATTGCTCCGGGGAAAAAACAGGGTCGCGGAGGAATACCCAACAGCGAGGTGTATCGTTCGCCGACGATGCGAAGGACAGCGTCATGAGTAAAAGAAGTATGCAGGTTGTAATGACAGTTCGCATTTTTTACTCAATATTTGATACGGGCTTGGAAGCCCGTAACCACCCTTTCTTATACTATCCCAAATGAGATTGCTTCGCTTCGCTCGCAATGACACGGGCGGGCGTGGGAATCCGCCCCTATCCCTTGTGTATCGAACCTTGTATTCCGCCCCTAAGCACCGCGACAGGAATGTCGCGGCTACGGCATTGAACGTATGCCATACGCCCCTACCAACGCCCAACTGTTGCAATGCTATTGGAGCCATTCAAGTAGCATCATGACAAAGATAAGGATGAAAGTTCCGAGTAAGAGGAACTTTATCACCCCATAATGCCGCTTACTCCAGTCACCAATCGCTTTAGATGACACACCATTGTAGGCAAATGCGAAAACCACAAGCAATGGTGCGATAAACATCAAGTTGTAAATGACGAGATTCAGCCATGCCATACCACTTAGCTGAGGATCTCGCAACATCATAACAATTGTTGGCAAATAGACTTGTCCGGTACAAACCGATTCAAAGAGCGTAACTAAAAATCCGATTACAATGGAACCGAAAACTAATCTTCCCGGTTTTAGATACTCCCGCATCGTATCGTGAATCCGGCGTTTCAGTGAAGTTGGTAATTGCAAGATAGCTTCACTTGGTGGCGCTCCATTGAGGTACCCCCAAATGTCGCGCAAAGTAAAAGCAATCAGAACCAGTAACAGGACGCCGGTTACAATAAATAACGTTTCCGAAATCCAACGGTATGTATCCAGTTGGGTCAGGATCCCAAATGCCCCGATTCCTAACAAAAGATACGTGAGAAATACTACGATTGTGAACGGAATCCCGACCAAAAGTAAATCGCGCTTCTTACCCCCGACATAGGATATCATTGAGAGGAAAAAGACCAATGTCGCAAAGGCACACGGATTTATCCCATCCAATAATCCCGCTACCACCAATGTCCAGAACGAAAGATTTTGAGCAGTAGAGCGAAGAATGTCCATTGCTTCCTGTGGTCTATCGAGGAGTATCCGCTCTTCGATGGGAAGGGCTAACATCGTATCGACGTATTGCTGGAAAGAATCGAGTGATGCGAGATTGTAAAACGCAAACCGCCCGATTGTTGCGAGAAATGGATCGGCTCTTACTTGATGCTTCCGCTGCAATTCGATGAGTCTTGCCAGTCCGCTATCGGTTTCGGTGTACCAGTGTTTCAGGAGGACACGTCCGCCATAAGCAATTACAACCCGCTCGATTCGCTCGTTTGCTTTCCGGCAAACCCGGCAGGTATGGGAGTGAAAGAATCCCACGACAACCGGCACTTGCACCTGCTTCCGAAACTCGTCTTCCATTACTTCCGGTGGAATCCACTCCTCCCCACTCAAGATGGCAGCTAAACTGTCGAACATTCGAGGAGTCAGTTCAGTCGGCTTTTCTATTAACGAATCACTTTGATACAAAACGCCGTTGGTACCATCTACTTTGGGTGGTTGCTGTCCGTAAGGAGCTGGTGGTGTTCCAGCGACGTTACTTGCGACATAGCTTGACAACCACTGAACGAACTGCTCACGTAATGAGTCGGGAATATGCTGTACAATTGAATCGAATTTCGGATCGGACATCAGCAC of the bacterium genome contains:
- a CDS encoding S8 family peptidase → MRTVITTCILLLLMTLSFASSANDTPRCWVFLRDPVFSPEQLQDALRKAEADLTPRAAWRRSKVRSQGNLADANDIPIPQYYLDSISARGYEIVHVSKFLRAVSVRGKKSEVEPLTTLSFVRKVEPVAVSLSDPEVPANIDSQPEPQLPPSDRENLSLDWNPSDYGVAYNQLRRVNIPAAHDRGYAGQGIIVGVLDAGFARMKRNYYGFTTPYHIVFDSLDILTCYDFVNNDSLVINQPLPDSGDGSHGTKTLSTVAGFAPGSYIGAAPRASVILAKTENTVVENQLEEDHWVAGMEWADSLGADIISSSLSYRAWYPYNLRDGDHAITTVAADLAAARGLLICNSSGNQGASSVPWISCPADGDSVLTVGAVTADSIYASFASRGPTYDGRIKPDLVAQGSNVYCADAGSTNQYTTASGTSLSTPIVAGACAVVLSANPLLTPMELLDILRSTATRATNPDTFVGWGIPDINRAVDTALARASACPPEGCIPLLLPEKHTLRAYPNPFNPTVTLYFEPATFHRTIEVYDRLGRIVTILSVTPGVSTANFTPNSTTTGTYFLRFPNSPVVRATFLR